In one window of Corynebacterium incognita DNA:
- a CDS encoding aspartate kinase encodes MALIVQKFGGSSLESAERIRAVAERIVATKKAGHDVVAVCSAMGDTTDELLDLAKQVNPVPPRRELDMLLTAGERISNALVAMAVESYGATARSFTGSQAGVLTTERHGNARIVDVTPGRIQDALDEGHICIVAGFQGVNKETRDVTTLGRGGSDTTAVALAAALGADECEIYSDVDGVYTADPRIVPNARKLDKLCFEEMLELAAVGSKILVLRSVEYARAFNVPIRVRSSYSNDTGTLVAGSMEDIPVEEAVLTGVATDKSEAKVTILGIPDKPGEAAKVFRAVADAEINIDMVLQNVSSLDDGTTDITFTCPRADGPRAVELLTGLGSHKVLYDDQVGKVSLVGAGMKSHPGVTADFTEALRDVDVNMELISTSEIRISVLIREADLDKAAHALHDKFQLGGEEEAVVYAGTGR; translated from the coding sequence GTGGCGCTGATTGTGCAGAAATTTGGAGGCTCCTCGCTCGAGTCCGCGGAGCGGATCCGGGCCGTGGCCGAGCGCATCGTGGCCACCAAGAAGGCGGGTCACGATGTCGTGGCGGTGTGCTCCGCCATGGGCGACACCACCGACGAGCTGCTGGACCTGGCCAAGCAGGTCAACCCCGTGCCGCCGCGCCGCGAGCTGGACATGCTGCTCACCGCTGGCGAGCGCATCTCTAATGCCCTGGTGGCCATGGCCGTGGAATCCTACGGCGCCACCGCGCGATCGTTCACTGGTTCCCAGGCAGGCGTCCTCACCACCGAGCGCCACGGCAACGCCCGCATCGTGGACGTGACCCCCGGCCGCATCCAGGACGCGCTGGACGAGGGGCATATCTGCATCGTGGCCGGCTTCCAGGGCGTGAACAAGGAAACGCGCGACGTTACCACCTTGGGCCGCGGCGGCTCCGACACCACGGCCGTGGCCCTGGCCGCCGCCCTGGGCGCCGACGAGTGCGAAATCTACTCCGACGTCGATGGTGTCTACACCGCCGACCCGCGCATCGTGCCCAATGCCCGCAAGCTGGACAAGTTGTGCTTCGAGGAGATGCTGGAGCTCGCGGCCGTCGGGTCCAAAATCCTGGTGTTGCGCAGCGTGGAATACGCCCGCGCGTTCAATGTCCCAATCCGTGTTCGTTCGTCTTATAGCAATGACACCGGCACCCTCGTGGCCGGGTCGATGGAGGATATCCCCGTGGAAGAAGCAGTACTCACCGGCGTGGCCACCGATAAGTCCGAGGCCAAGGTCACCATCTTGGGCATCCCCGATAAGCCGGGGGAGGCCGCCAAGGTCTTCCGCGCCGTCGCGGACGCCGAGATCAACATCGACATGGTGCTTCAGAACGTCTCCTCGCTGGACGACGGCACCACCGACATCACCTTCACCTGCCCCCGTGCCGACGGCCCCCGCGCCGTGGAGTTGCTCACCGGCCTGGGCTCTCACAAGGTGTTGTACGACGACCAGGTGGGCAAGGTCTCCCTCGTCGGCGCCGGCATGAAGTCCCACCCGGGTGTTACCGCGGACTTCACCGAGGCGCTGCGTGACGTGGACGTGAACATGGAGCTCATCTCCACCTCGGAGATCCGCATCTCCGTGCTCATCCGCGAGGCCGACCTGGACAAGGCCGCCCACGCTCTGCACGATAAGTTCCAGCTCGGCGGCGAGGAAGAGGCCGTCGTTTACGCCGGCACGGGCCGTTAA
- the leuA gene encoding 2-isopropylmalate synthase, protein MSGHPHASWNKQQPSGMPVHRYRPFAEKVEPIALPDRTWPSKVHEHAPQWCSVDLRDGNQALIDPMGPERKRRMFQLLVNMGYKEIEVGFPSASQTDFDFVRLLIEEDLIPDDVTIQVLVQAREHLIRRTFEACAGAKNVIVHFYNSTSKLQRRVVFNKDKEAIKVLATNAARLVSTIARDYPGTNWRWEYSPESFTGTELAFAKEVCDAVTAEVGATPDHPIIINLPATVEMTTPNVYADSIEWMSRHLDNRESVILSIHPHNDRGEGIAAAELGMLAGAQRVEGCLFGNGERTGNVDLVTLGLNLFTQGVDPQIDFSDLPGIRRTVEYCNQLAVPERHPYGGDLVFTAFSGSHQDAINKGLDALARTIDPEASHYQVSTDELRDLEWDVPYLPIDPDDVGRDYQAVIRVNSQSGKGGVAYLLKTDHGVDMPKPLQAEFSAQVQAVTDAEGREVNTKEIWDIFATEYLDRSAPLELKSITADTSGVGDAAVDGVALKGTVALRGTDHAVKGFGNGPIAAFAKCLEPLGIDLEVVEYSQRSRSAGDDAEAACYILADINGSRAWGVGIAGSTTRASLNALVSAINRTDASVAI, encoded by the coding sequence ATGTCCGGCCACCCGCACGCATCCTGGAACAAGCAGCAGCCCTCCGGCATGCCCGTCCACCGCTACCGCCCCTTCGCCGAGAAGGTCGAGCCCATCGCTCTCCCCGACCGCACCTGGCCCAGCAAGGTCCACGAGCACGCCCCACAGTGGTGTTCAGTAGACCTGCGCGACGGCAACCAGGCGCTCATCGATCCCATGGGCCCCGAACGCAAACGACGCATGTTCCAGCTCCTGGTGAACATGGGCTACAAGGAAATCGAGGTCGGCTTCCCGTCCGCCTCCCAAACCGACTTCGACTTCGTGCGACTGCTCATCGAAGAAGACCTCATCCCCGACGATGTCACCATCCAGGTCCTGGTGCAGGCCCGCGAGCACCTCATCCGTCGCACCTTCGAGGCCTGCGCGGGCGCCAAGAACGTCATCGTGCACTTTTATAATTCCACCTCCAAGCTGCAGCGTCGCGTGGTATTCAACAAGGACAAGGAAGCCATCAAGGTTTTAGCCACTAACGCCGCCAGACTGGTCAGCACCATCGCCCGCGACTACCCCGGCACGAACTGGCGCTGGGAGTACTCCCCGGAGTCCTTCACCGGCACCGAACTCGCCTTCGCCAAGGAGGTATGCGACGCCGTGACCGCCGAAGTCGGCGCCACCCCGGATCACCCCATCATCATCAATCTGCCCGCCACCGTGGAGATGACCACGCCGAACGTCTACGCGGACTCCATCGAGTGGATGAGCCGGCACCTGGACAACCGTGAGTCCGTTATTCTGTCCATCCACCCCCACAACGACCGCGGTGAGGGTATCGCCGCGGCCGAACTGGGCATGCTGGCCGGGGCGCAGCGCGTGGAAGGCTGCCTGTTCGGTAACGGCGAGCGCACCGGCAACGTGGACCTGGTCACGCTCGGGCTCAACCTGTTTACCCAGGGCGTCGACCCGCAGATCGACTTCTCCGACCTGCCCGGCATCCGCCGCACAGTGGAATACTGCAACCAGCTGGCCGTGCCCGAACGCCACCCCTACGGCGGCGATCTCGTGTTCACCGCCTTCTCCGGATCGCATCAGGACGCCATCAACAAGGGCCTGGACGCGCTCGCGCGCACCATCGACCCGGAGGCCTCGCACTACCAGGTCAGCACGGACGAGCTGCGCGACCTCGAATGGGACGTGCCTTACCTGCCCATCGACCCCGACGATGTGGGCCGGGACTACCAGGCCGTCATCCGCGTCAACTCCCAGTCCGGCAAGGGCGGGGTGGCCTACCTGCTCAAGACGGACCACGGCGTCGACATGCCCAAGCCTCTCCAGGCGGAGTTCTCCGCGCAGGTCCAGGCCGTCACGGATGCGGAGGGCCGCGAGGTCAACACCAAGGAAATCTGGGACATTTTCGCCACCGAGTACCTGGATCGCTCCGCGCCGCTGGAGCTCAAGTCCATCACGGCAGACACCTCCGGGGTGGGCGACGCCGCGGTCGACGGCGTGGCGCTCAAGGGCACCGTCGCGCTGCGCGGGACCGATCACGCGGTCAAGGGATTTGGCAACGGCCCCATCGCGGCCTTCGCCAAGTGCCTGGAGCCGCTGGGCATCGATCTGGAGGTCGTGGAATACTCGCAGCGCTCCCGCAGCGCCGGCGACGACGCCGAGGCCGCCTGTTATATCCTCGCCGACATCAACGGCTCCCGCGCCTGGGGCGTGGGCATCGCCGGTTCGACCACCCGCGCCTCTCTCAACGCGCTGGTGTCTGCCATCAACCGCACCGATGCGTCCGTGGCGATCTAA
- a CDS encoding DMT family transporter yields the protein MTSNALAVVFALLSALTIAWGTVVRHRIAEDAPRDVLATAIRRPLWWAGTATAVVGYALQVVALGFGTLLIVQPVLVLSLMFTLPLSAWYVGKRMSSSEVAWSLALTGAVAVLVTLGRPSHGVVRPALHDWVTALSVGLATIATLAGLSYFLRRERAVLLGCVTGIVYGYVAVLSKAVVDIFTSEGLGVLVGSWEFWALVCGAGTGTIVQQYSFHAGPLTHSLPAMTIVEPIVAFALGYAILYEKFQVSSALGWGVMAASLIIMFAATVILSRSPLGTPTTRLDGPVEHGEQVAGEPRTTQQPSGH from the coding sequence GTGACGAGCAATGCTTTAGCGGTAGTTTTTGCCCTGCTGTCCGCGCTGACGATCGCGTGGGGCACAGTGGTCCGTCACCGCATCGCAGAAGACGCCCCGCGCGACGTGTTGGCCACCGCTATCCGACGCCCCCTGTGGTGGGCCGGCACCGCCACCGCCGTCGTGGGCTACGCCCTGCAGGTGGTGGCGCTGGGTTTTGGCACCCTGCTCATCGTACAGCCAGTGCTGGTGCTGTCGCTGATGTTTACGCTGCCGCTGTCCGCGTGGTACGTGGGCAAGCGCATGTCCTCGTCAGAGGTGGCGTGGTCCCTGGCGCTGACGGGGGCGGTGGCCGTGTTGGTGACGCTGGGCCGCCCGTCACACGGCGTGGTGCGCCCGGCGTTGCACGACTGGGTGACAGCACTGTCGGTGGGCTTGGCGACGATCGCTACCCTCGCCGGCCTGTCCTATTTCCTGCGCCGCGAACGAGCCGTGCTGCTCGGGTGCGTGACGGGCATTGTGTACGGCTACGTGGCCGTACTATCCAAGGCGGTGGTGGATATTTTCACCAGCGAGGGGCTCGGCGTGCTGGTGGGTTCGTGGGAGTTCTGGGCGCTGGTGTGCGGGGCAGGAACGGGCACGATTGTGCAGCAATATTCCTTCCACGCGGGCCCTCTAACCCACTCGCTGCCGGCCATGACCATCGTGGAGCCCATCGTGGCCTTCGCGCTGGGCTACGCCATCTTGTACGAGAAGTTCCAAGTCAGCTCGGCCCTGGGGTGGGGCGTGATGGCGGCGTCGCTCATCATCATGTTCGCGGCCACCGTCATTTTGTCCCGCAGCCCGCTGGGCACACCCACGACCCGCCTAGATGGCCCAGTCGAACACGGCGAGCAGGTGGCCGGAGAACCACGCACCACACAGCAGCCATCCGGCCACTAG
- a CDS encoding aspartate-semialdehyde dehydrogenase, whose translation MTTIAVVGATGQVGRVMRSILEERNFPADKVRFFASPRSAGTELTFRGESITVEDLTQITAESVADVDIALFSAGGSTSREWAPVFAAAGATVVDNSSAYRKDPEVPLVVSEVNPEAARETPQGIIANPNCTTMAAMPVLKVLHDAAGLVRLNISSYQAVSGSGLAGVEALVKQTDHIGEHNIDLVHSETDNTRVNSDDLGPYADPIVYNALPLAGALVDDGSGETDEEQKLRNESRKILGLPDLRVSGTCVRVPVFTGHTLTIHAEFARDITPEQAQALLADAPGVKLVDVPTPRAAAGVDESLVGRIRQDQSLDNNRGLVLVVSGDNLRKGAALNTIQIAELLV comes from the coding sequence ATGACTACCATCGCTGTTGTGGGCGCCACTGGACAGGTGGGCCGCGTCATGCGCTCCATCCTGGAGGAGCGCAACTTCCCGGCGGATAAGGTGCGCTTCTTCGCTTCCCCGCGATCCGCGGGCACGGAGCTGACCTTCCGCGGCGAGTCCATCACCGTTGAGGATCTCACCCAGATCACGGCGGAGTCCGTGGCGGACGTGGACATTGCCTTGTTCTCCGCCGGCGGTTCCACCTCGCGCGAGTGGGCGCCGGTGTTCGCGGCGGCCGGGGCCACCGTGGTGGACAATTCTTCCGCCTACCGCAAGGACCCCGAGGTCCCCCTGGTGGTGTCCGAGGTGAACCCGGAGGCGGCGCGCGAGACTCCTCAGGGCATCATCGCGAATCCGAACTGCACCACCATGGCTGCCATGCCGGTGCTCAAGGTGCTTCACGACGCCGCGGGGCTCGTACGCCTCAACATCTCCTCCTACCAGGCCGTGTCCGGGTCCGGCCTGGCCGGGGTGGAGGCACTGGTCAAACAGACCGATCATATCGGCGAGCACAACATAGACCTGGTGCACTCCGAGACCGACAACACCCGCGTAAATAGCGATGACCTGGGGCCTTACGCGGATCCCATCGTCTACAACGCCCTGCCGCTGGCGGGCGCGCTGGTGGACGACGGTTCCGGCGAGACCGACGAGGAACAGAAGCTGCGCAACGAGTCCCGCAAGATACTCGGCTTACCCGATCTGCGGGTGTCCGGCACCTGCGTGCGCGTCCCGGTGTTCACCGGCCACACGCTGACCATCCACGCGGAGTTTGCCCGCGACATCACCCCGGAGCAGGCCCAGGCACTGCTTGCCGACGCCCCGGGCGTCAAGCTCGTGGACGTTCCCACCCCGCGCGCGGCGGCGGGCGTCGACGAGTCCCTGGTGGGCCGCATTCGCCAGGACCAGTCCCTAGACAACAACCGCGGCCTCGTGCTGGTTGTCTCGGGCGACAACCTGCGCAAGGGCGCGGCGTTGAATACGATCCAGATCGCGGAGCTGCTCGTTTAG
- a CDS encoding DNA polymerase III subunit epsilon (3'-5' exonuclease of DNA polymerase III) has translation MSDNSEAEKLHPREAARLEQVERFPNVAVTIQATGIHPASARIVTIDAVTFDDAGNTDQEFHAVINPDGDPGPFHQHGLNREEIAASPAFAKVLKPLDRLLDDRVLVLHNTSRYWGFIVSEARRAMTAAARANRARSRNKSRNRRRQKVGHVPRPVRIVDTLGTARRQALPLSDTRLAAVARHAGIAAPSPQATVERARRPEAEVSRAETLLLIELYRTLTARAETSEQVATATPDDLAADRFGLQRSHVRLEATRAERVHHNPGKLQPGGNLVRGMEVVIAPEITVHPDIIIEGIIREELNYSEKLTRETSVVVCNDLEAGHGKAMHAARKGIPLLTDEQFLAALDTIEDADPEADRLAAEKASRQEARAAQAKRDRERRSRGQGATNQGKSGNRKRSRRRGGRKRNPNSTGESAAPQAAQSSQPSQHQPDQNSKPKGRSRRRGGRRRRSNRSQGGQGGQGSQTQS, from the coding sequence ATGTCTGATAATTCCGAGGCTGAGAAGCTTCACCCCCGCGAAGCCGCGCGCCTGGAACAGGTGGAGCGGTTCCCCAACGTGGCCGTCACCATTCAGGCCACGGGCATCCACCCGGCCAGTGCCCGCATCGTCACCATTGACGCCGTGACCTTTGATGACGCCGGCAATACCGACCAGGAATTCCACGCCGTCATTAACCCCGACGGTGACCCAGGCCCCTTCCACCAGCACGGCCTTAACAGGGAGGAGATCGCGGCGTCCCCCGCCTTCGCCAAGGTGCTCAAGCCCCTGGACAGGCTTCTCGACGACCGCGTCCTCGTCCTCCACAACACCAGCCGGTACTGGGGCTTCATCGTCTCCGAGGCGCGCCGCGCCATGACGGCGGCCGCGCGCGCCAACCGGGCCCGCAGCCGCAACAAGTCCCGCAACCGGCGCCGCCAGAAGGTGGGCCACGTGCCGCGGCCGGTACGGATTGTGGATACCTTGGGCACCGCGCGTCGCCAAGCCTTGCCTCTGAGCGACACCCGCCTGGCAGCCGTGGCCCGGCACGCCGGCATCGCCGCCCCCAGCCCGCAGGCCACCGTCGAGCGTGCCCGCAGGCCGGAGGCCGAGGTTTCGCGCGCGGAAACCCTACTGCTCATCGAGCTGTACCGCACGCTCACCGCACGCGCCGAAACCTCCGAGCAGGTAGCCACCGCGACGCCGGACGATCTGGCAGCAGACCGCTTTGGCCTCCAGCGATCGCACGTGCGCCTGGAGGCCACCCGCGCGGAGCGGGTACACCACAACCCCGGCAAGCTGCAGCCAGGCGGCAACCTGGTGCGCGGTATGGAGGTGGTGATCGCGCCGGAGATTACGGTCCACCCGGACATCATCATTGAGGGCATCATCCGCGAGGAACTCAACTATTCCGAAAAGCTCACCCGTGAGACCTCCGTGGTGGTGTGTAACGACCTCGAGGCCGGGCACGGCAAGGCCATGCATGCGGCACGCAAGGGCATCCCTTTGCTAACCGACGAACAGTTCCTCGCCGCCTTAGACACCATCGAGGACGCGGACCCCGAGGCCGACCGCCTGGCCGCCGAGAAAGCCTCCCGGCAGGAAGCGCGGGCGGCGCAGGCCAAGCGCGACCGTGAGCGCCGTTCCCGCGGCCAGGGCGCGACCAACCAGGGCAAGTCGGGTAACCGGAAGCGCTCGCGGCGCCGGGGTGGGCGCAAGCGCAACCCCAACTCGACCGGCGAGTCCGCAGCGCCCCAGGCTGCGCAGTCTTCCCAACCGAGCCAGCACCAGCCGGACCAGAATTCCAAGCCCAAGGGCCGATCCCGGCGCCGCGGGGGCAGGCGACGCCGCAGCAACCGCAGCCAAGGCGGTCAGGGCGGTCAGGGCAGCCAAACCCAGAGTTAG